In the Insulibacter thermoxylanivorax genome, one interval contains:
- a CDS encoding electron transfer flavoprotein subunit beta/FixA family protein has product MKIYVLLKQTFDTEERIVLQDGAVSEEGVRYIINPYDEYAVEEAIRIREACGGTVYVVTAGPERAAEALRTALAMGADEAVHIEEVPDADEAVTSRLLAAYLKQQKPDLILGGFFSIDQGAGQTAIRVAELLGMPHVSAVTKLTVESGTARCERDAEGDIQRLEVELPAVITAQQGLNEPRYPSLPGIMKAKRKPYHRIGLEQLGLKPEELMPRRKRLIVTLPPARSEGRILTGTLEEQVQSLIAHLRQVEKVI; this is encoded by the coding sequence TATGTATTGCTGAAGCAAACCTTCGATACGGAAGAGAGAATCGTGCTGCAGGACGGAGCGGTCAGCGAGGAGGGAGTACGGTATATCATCAATCCCTATGATGAGTACGCGGTGGAGGAAGCGATCAGAATCCGGGAAGCCTGCGGCGGTACTGTCTATGTGGTCACTGCAGGCCCCGAAAGGGCGGCAGAGGCGCTGCGTACGGCGCTGGCGATGGGGGCCGACGAAGCGGTGCATATCGAGGAAGTGCCGGATGCGGATGAGGCGGTAACCTCCCGCTTGCTTGCCGCTTATCTGAAACAACAGAAGCCTGATCTCATCCTCGGCGGATTCTTCTCCATCGATCAAGGAGCCGGCCAGACGGCGATTCGCGTGGCTGAATTGCTCGGCATGCCCCATGTATCCGCCGTGACGAAGCTTACGGTTGAATCCGGAACTGCAAGATGTGAACGCGATGCTGAAGGGGATATCCAGCGCCTGGAGGTTGAGCTGCCGGCGGTCATCACGGCGCAGCAGGGACTCAATGAACCGCGGTATCCTTCCTTGCCGGGGATTATGAAGGCGAAGCGTAAGCCGTATCACCGCATCGGCTTGGAGCAGCTGGGCCTTAAGCCGGAGGAGCTGATGCCGCGCCGCAAACGGCTGATCGTCACACTGCCTCCGGCGCGCAGTGAAGGGCGCATCTTAACGGGCACGCTAGAAGAACAGGTACAGTCGCTGATTGCTCATCTGCGGCAAGTCGAGAAGGTCATCTAG
- a CDS encoding electron transfer flavoprotein subunit alpha/FixB family protein, with product MGKTYLVVAEAREGALRQVSGEALQTARIIGTPQDRFLAVVPGLGVTEAARQLAAYGASEVLVMDHAELEHYNPEIYAANLMRIIKQYSPDVILMGHTAIGRDLAPRLAAKLDAGMASDITAVERDGDEIRLIRPIYAGKAFEHTVLTSTPWVITVRANNLPQAALQEAAGQVTELPYEAPESLRTIVHDVIRKSAGRADLSEARIIVAGGRGVKSSEGFKVLEQLADVLGGAVGASRGACDAGYCDYALQIGQTGKVVTPDLYIACGISGAIQHLAGMSQSKVIVAVNTDPEAPIFSIADYGIVGDLFEVVPLLAQALREWKDQSE from the coding sequence ATGGGAAAGACATATCTGGTTGTTGCCGAAGCAAGGGAAGGAGCTCTGCGTCAGGTTTCGGGGGAAGCCTTGCAGACGGCACGGATCATCGGTACCCCGCAGGACCGCTTCCTCGCCGTTGTGCCCGGCCTTGGGGTAACGGAGGCGGCCCGGCAATTAGCGGCATATGGTGCCAGTGAGGTGCTGGTGATGGATCACGCGGAGCTGGAACACTACAATCCGGAGATCTATGCGGCGAATCTCATGCGCATCATCAAGCAGTATTCGCCCGATGTGATCCTTATGGGTCACACGGCCATCGGCAGGGATCTGGCACCGCGTCTCGCTGCCAAGTTAGATGCAGGCATGGCCTCCGACATCACCGCGGTTGAGCGGGACGGTGATGAGATAAGGCTGATCCGCCCGATCTATGCGGGCAAGGCCTTTGAGCACACGGTGCTCACGAGCACGCCTTGGGTGATCACCGTGCGGGCGAACAACCTGCCGCAGGCTGCTCTGCAGGAGGCAGCCGGGCAAGTGACAGAGCTGCCGTATGAGGCGCCGGAATCGCTGAGAACCATTGTTCATGACGTGATCCGAAAGTCTGCAGGGAGAGCGGATCTATCGGAAGCGCGGATCATCGTTGCCGGCGGGCGGGGCGTTAAGAGCAGCGAGGGCTTTAAGGTTCTGGAGCAGTTAGCGGATGTCCTGGGCGGCGCTGTGGGAGCATCGCGCGGCGCATGCGATGCCGGTTATTGCGACTATGCTTTACAGATCGGACAGACGGGCAAAGTTGTCACGCCGGATCTCTATATCGCCTGCGGCATCAGCGGTGCGATCCAACACCTGGCGGGGATGAGCCAGTCCAAAGTGATTGTCGCCGTGAATACCGATCCGGAAGCACCGATCTTCAGCATCGCGGATTATG